A single Pseudodesulfovibrio aespoeensis Aspo-2 DNA region contains:
- a CDS encoding Lrp/AsnC family transcriptional regulator, with product MKNILDPHDRKLVAALTADGQLSPGKVAEEMGVTAPTVRSRMKNLICAGVLKVAGLIDPMKARGLTVALVGISLSSHEQLDEKLAQIGSLPRVNWCAVVTGRYDIIVEIVCSEDIGDLYDFLDQDLSKVGGVNSSESFVVMKSRRKWLFLPDAVVKEFNA from the coding sequence GTGAAGAACATCCTTGATCCCCATGACAGGAAGCTGGTTGCGGCCCTGACCGCGGACGGGCAGCTCTCGCCCGGCAAGGTGGCCGAGGAGATGGGCGTGACCGCGCCCACGGTGCGCTCGCGCATGAAGAATCTGATCTGCGCCGGAGTGCTCAAGGTCGCCGGGTTGATCGACCCCATGAAGGCGCGCGGCCTGACCGTGGCCCTGGTGGGCATCTCGCTGAGCAGCCACGAGCAGCTGGACGAAAAGCTCGCCCAGATCGGCTCCCTGCCGCGCGTCAACTGGTGCGCTGTGGTCACGGGCCGCTACGACATCATCGTGGAGATCGTCTGCTCCGAGGATATCGGAGACCTCTACGACTTTCTGGACCAGGACCTCTCCAAGGTGGGCGGGGTCAATTCCAGCGAGTCGTTCGTCGTCATGAAATCACGGCGCAAGTGGCTTTTCCTGCCCGACGCCGTGGTCAAAGAGTTCAACGCTTAA
- a CDS encoding glycine zipper domain-containing protein, which produces MPITPLRPALVLVLTLSILAGCTTTKAQNAAMLGTLAGSTLGALTFKNKVSGAAIGAGAGLLVGYLVGNEMDKSDSAQVAHALETMPSGQPTAWVNPDTRTHYQAIPRQPRFHDDGRVERDVTLRAQMADGRTETVYARAYRQSDGSWQLVQ; this is translated from the coding sequence ATGCCGATCACCCCCCTGAGGCCAGCGCTGGTCCTGGTCCTGACCCTCTCGATCCTGGCGGGCTGCACCACCACCAAGGCCCAGAATGCGGCCATGCTCGGCACCCTGGCCGGGTCCACCCTGGGCGCGCTGACCTTCAAGAACAAGGTCTCTGGCGCGGCCATCGGGGCCGGGGCCGGGTTGCTCGTGGGCTACCTCGTGGGCAACGAGATGGACAAGTCCGACAGCGCCCAGGTCGCGCACGCGCTGGAGACCATGCCCTCGGGCCAGCCGACCGCCTGGGTCAACCCGGACACCCGCACCCACTACCAGGCCATTCCCCGGCAGCCGCGCTTTCACGACGACGGACGGGTCGAGCGCGACGTGACCCTCCGGGCGCAGATGGCCGACGGGCGGACCGAGACCGTGTACGCCAGGGCGTACCGGCAGTCCGACGGCAGCTGGCAGCTCGTCCAGTAG
- a CDS encoding hybrid sensor histidine kinase/response regulator, translated as MAARTRQGARPAADTTHEEGRLGQDRDTVLPGPALSFSRSFHYVLENRRIRAAGPDCARERPVAADTRRSFRILAVDHEEDMLTFYRDVLCYESEEPSELEALFGDDVKLPSREEVEAEADKPVFEVVPCLTAEAAWREATRAVEQGALFSVALVEMHLEAGGQPLAGLRLAERLRALDPDVEIVLLSSRADVPLKEINKRVTPPEKLLYIQKPFRSPELKQISMSLCAKWDAENRLRDLNETLASKVEARTSELNAANRRLRLDISKRAAVLRELRASEQRYRLLFEKDITGNLAADKDGLILDCNTAFANLFGFASPQDAHGVNLYQLWDAMGAPEPLRDLLGDDSRLTNHEAVLGRGGLRRHLIVNFDAVRDEEGELDELRGYLFDISEPKRMEEQLRQSQKMEALGTLAGGIAHDFNNILGVILGYAEIIESGAEPDSGLERRVREISRAGKRARDLVNQILNFSRQGPQERHPVTLTPLIKEALKLLRSSVPANVEIISRIETDQDNVLVDPTQMHQIMLNLCGNASHAMGESGGTLTVTLTDVRDADPVLPPADLGRPERFVRLSVADTGPGIDPDVVGRIFDPFFTTKPQGEGTGMGLAMVHGIVKRHDGYLELENHPGAGAAFHVLLPRISMAERPVAEVAADLVFRDGRILFVDDEKPLTDIGREMLESCGFEVVTRTSSIEALEAFRHRAEDYDLVITDQTMPNMTGMELAREILKIRPDMPIILCTGFSDAVSYDRLRDIGIGDFIMKPILKHDLIGSLSRLLSPK; from the coding sequence ATGGCGGCCAGGACGAGGCAGGGGGCGCGGCCCGCTGCGGACACAACGCATGAGGAGGGGCGGCTGGGCCAGGATCGGGACACGGTCCTGCCTGGGCCGGCCCTTTCCTTTTCCAGATCGTTTCATTATGTTCTGGAAAACAGGCGCATCCGGGCAGCCGGTCCGGATTGCGCAAGGGAACGACCCGTGGCCGCCGACACCAGACGCAGTTTTCGCATCCTCGCCGTGGATCACGAAGAGGACATGCTCACCTTCTATCGCGACGTGCTCTGCTATGAGAGCGAGGAACCGTCCGAGTTGGAAGCGCTCTTTGGCGACGACGTCAAGCTGCCCTCGCGCGAGGAGGTGGAAGCCGAGGCGGACAAGCCGGTCTTTGAGGTGGTCCCCTGTCTGACGGCGGAGGCGGCCTGGCGCGAGGCGACCAGGGCCGTGGAGCAGGGCGCACTCTTTTCCGTGGCCCTGGTGGAGATGCACCTTGAGGCGGGCGGGCAGCCGCTGGCCGGGCTGCGGCTGGCCGAACGTCTGCGCGCCCTGGACCCGGATGTGGAGATCGTGCTCCTCTCCTCGCGGGCCGATGTGCCCCTCAAGGAGATCAACAAGCGCGTCACCCCGCCCGAAAAGCTCCTCTACATCCAAAAACCCTTTCGCTCGCCAGAACTCAAGCAGATATCCATGTCCCTGTGCGCCAAGTGGGACGCCGAGAACCGGCTGCGCGACCTCAACGAGACCCTGGCCAGCAAGGTCGAGGCCCGCACCTCGGAGCTGAACGCGGCCAACCGCAGGTTGCGCCTGGACATCTCCAAGCGCGCCGCCGTGCTGCGCGAGCTGAGGGCCAGCGAGCAGCGGTACCGGCTGCTGTTCGAAAAGGACATCACCGGCAACCTGGCCGCGGACAAGGACGGCCTGATCCTCGACTGCAACACCGCCTTTGCCAACCTCTTCGGTTTTGCCTCGCCCCAGGACGCCCACGGGGTGAACCTGTACCAGCTCTGGGACGCCATGGGCGCGCCCGAGCCCCTGCGCGACCTGCTGGGCGACGACTCGCGCCTGACCAACCACGAGGCGGTGCTCGGACGCGGCGGGCTCCGGCGGCACCTGATCGTCAACTTCGACGCCGTGCGCGACGAGGAGGGCGAGCTGGACGAGCTGCGCGGCTACCTCTTCGACATCTCCGAGCCCAAGCGCATGGAGGAGCAGCTGCGCCAGTCGCAGAAGATGGAGGCGCTGGGCACCCTGGCCGGGGGCATTGCCCACGACTTCAACAACATCCTCGGCGTCATCCTCGGCTATGCCGAGATCATCGAGAGCGGGGCCGAGCCGGACTCCGGGCTGGAGCGCCGGGTCCGGGAGATCAGCCGGGCGGGCAAGCGCGCCCGCGACCTGGTCAACCAGATCCTCAATTTTTCGCGCCAGGGGCCGCAGGAGCGCCACCCCGTCACCCTGACCCCGCTGATCAAGGAGGCCCTCAAACTCCTGCGCTCCAGCGTGCCCGCCAATGTGGAGATCATCTCGCGCATCGAGACCGATCAGGACAACGTGCTGGTGGACCCCACCCAGATGCACCAGATCATGCTCAACCTGTGCGGCAACGCCTCCCACGCCATGGGCGAGAGCGGCGGCACCCTGACCGTGACCCTGACCGACGTGCGCGACGCAGACCCGGTGCTGCCGCCCGCCGATCTGGGCCGCCCGGAGCGGTTCGTGCGCCTGAGCGTGGCCGACACCGGGCCGGGCATCGACCCGGACGTGGTAGGCCGCATCTTTGATCCGTTCTTCACCACCAAACCCCAGGGCGAGGGCACGGGCATGGGGCTGGCCATGGTCCACGGCATCGTCAAGCGGCACGACGGCTATCTGGAGCTGGAGAACCATCCGGGCGCGGGCGCGGCCTTCCATGTTCTCCTGCCCAGAATATCCATGGCCGAGCGGCCCGTGGCCGAGGTCGCCGCCGATCTGGTCTTCCGCGACGGGCGCATCCTGTTCGTGGACGATGAGAAGCCGCTCACGGACATAGGCCGCGAGATGCTCGAATCCTGCGGGTTCGAGGTGGTCACGCGCACGTCGAGCATCGAGGCCCTGGAGGCGTTCCGGCACCGGGCCGAGGACTATGATCTGGTCATCACCGACCAGACCATGCCCAACATGACCGGCATGGAGCTGGCCCGCGAAATCCTCAAGATCCGCCCGGACATGCCCATCATCCTGTGTACCGGGTTCTCGGACGCGGTCTCCTACGACCGGCTGCGCGACATCGGCATCGGGGATTTCATCATGAAGCCCATCCTCAAGCATGACCTCATCGGGAGCCTCAGCCGCCTGCTGTCGCCCAAGTAG
- a CDS encoding SPOR domain-containing protein: MKRSIVITAAQLAGLLLAGLLLGGCAGSAKHDQSFKEFAYGEDGPVTLTPAQHEQVADGFLRRDKPEMAFMHYNTAIGLDPDNLSVRVKKGDLLVLKGLDEQALAEYLEVLARDADHAVANGAAGAVYFRAGLYGEARAHLERAARLDPTLWRASNYLGILSDRAGDHERAVEHYTAALAHGPASGSGEIYNNLGVVHIARKEYGLAVDAFRRALKDGDVSPRTYNNLGLALTRLDRLDEALESFKYAGGAFRANNNLGYVLLTDDQPEKAVPYFERAVELAPSYYVKAAENLNRARLAARFRKSATARNLDGSTPNPLPKASFPDAGQIPGGPAATPAAAGPPPQGVIRVIAHAPGSGEGSGDMIRMKTYGLHVSSWKDHDHAFAQCATLRGQGYEPWINRIDLGDKGVWFRVLVGSYDSVGAAQAGRPAILSALGLERAMVYERMIPTADGADL; the protein is encoded by the coding sequence ATGAAGAGAAGTATCGTCATCACAGCCGCGCAACTGGCCGGGCTGCTGCTGGCCGGGCTGCTGCTCGGCGGGTGCGCCGGGTCCGCGAAGCATGACCAGTCGTTCAAGGAGTTCGCCTATGGCGAGGATGGGCCGGTCACCCTGACCCCGGCCCAGCACGAGCAGGTGGCCGACGGCTTCCTGCGCCGCGACAAGCCGGAGATGGCCTTCATGCACTACAACACGGCCATAGGTCTTGATCCGGACAACCTCTCGGTCCGGGTCAAGAAGGGCGACCTCCTGGTCCTCAAGGGGTTGGACGAGCAGGCCCTGGCCGAATATCTCGAAGTGCTGGCCCGCGACGCCGACCACGCCGTGGCCAACGGGGCCGCCGGGGCGGTCTACTTCCGGGCCGGGCTCTACGGCGAGGCGCGCGCGCACCTGGAAAGGGCCGCGCGCCTTGATCCGACCCTGTGGCGGGCCAGCAACTACCTGGGCATACTCAGCGACCGTGCCGGGGATCACGAACGGGCCGTGGAGCATTACACCGCAGCCCTGGCCCACGGCCCTGCCAGCGGCTCTGGCGAGATATACAACAACCTCGGCGTGGTCCACATCGCCCGCAAGGAATACGGGCTGGCTGTCGATGCCTTCCGCCGCGCCCTCAAGGACGGCGACGTTTCGCCTCGCACCTACAACAACCTCGGCCTGGCCCTGACCCGGCTCGACCGGCTGGACGAGGCCCTGGAATCCTTCAAGTACGCGGGCGGCGCGTTCCGGGCCAACAACAACCTCGGCTATGTCCTGCTCACCGACGACCAGCCTGAAAAGGCCGTGCCGTACTTTGAGCGGGCCGTGGAGCTGGCCCCCAGCTACTACGTCAAGGCCGCCGAAAATCTCAACCGCGCCCGGCTGGCCGCCCGTTTCCGGAAGTCGGCCACGGCGCGCAATCTGGACGGTTCCACCCCGAACCCGCTGCCCAAGGCGTCTTTCCCCGACGCCGGGCAGATCCCCGGCGGGCCTGCGGCAACACCCGCCGCCGCAGGCCCGCCACCCCAGGGCGTCATCCGCGTCATCGCGCATGCGCCCGGCTCCGGGGAGGGTTCCGGGGACATGATACGGATGAAGACCTACGGACTGCATGTCAGTTCGTGGAAGGATCACGACCACGCCTTTGCCCAGTGCGCCACGCTCAGGGGGCAGGGGTACGAGCCGTGGATCAACCGGATCGATCTCGGCGACAAGGGCGTCTGGTTCCGCGTGCTGGTGGGCAGCTACGACTCGGTGGGCGCGGCCCAGGCCGGGCGTCCGGCCATCCTCTCGGCCCTGGGCCTTGAGCGGGCCATGGTCTACGAGCGGATGATCCCCACGGCTGACGGCGCGGACCTGTAG
- a CDS encoding type II secretion system F family protein → MDSALIPFIAAGLAFATVLVAGLGMAGYFGGAGQAARLRERVAGGPTGRSVESRPLFDGLRRAVSGAFERLGSKVAPKDADEADRTRKALVQAGLRSPGAVIKFQGTKVALALCLSSLFLVVRSFTLSDLSVSLTCFVAVGLAALGVYGPEVWLRRRTTKRRLAVANELPDALDLLVVCVESGMGLDQALDRVCHEMRTSGPVISAEFKLLTLELRAGKGRGDALRGLSERVGLDDLNSLTSLLVQADIFGISVGRTLRVYSDAMRTKRSQRAEEKAAKLPVLLLLPLIGFILPALFIAIMGPAVILFIDVFARIKM, encoded by the coding sequence ATGGACAGCGCGCTCATCCCTTTCATTGCCGCAGGGCTGGCCTTTGCCACGGTACTTGTGGCCGGGCTGGGCATGGCCGGATATTTCGGCGGTGCGGGGCAGGCGGCGCGGCTGCGCGAGCGCGTGGCGGGCGGCCCGACTGGCCGGTCCGTCGAATCGCGGCCTCTGTTCGACGGCCTGCGCCGGGCCGTGAGCGGGGCGTTCGAGCGGTTGGGGTCCAAGGTTGCGCCAAAGGACGCCGACGAGGCGGACAGGACGCGCAAGGCGCTCGTCCAGGCCGGGCTGCGCTCGCCCGGCGCGGTCATCAAGTTTCAGGGGACCAAGGTCGCCCTGGCGCTGTGCCTGTCCTCCCTGTTCCTGGTCGTGCGTTCTTTCACTCTCTCGGACCTGTCCGTGTCCCTGACCTGCTTTGTGGCCGTGGGGCTGGCCGCGCTGGGCGTTTACGGCCCGGAGGTGTGGCTCAGACGGCGCACCACCAAGCGGCGGCTGGCCGTGGCCAACGAGCTGCCCGACGCGCTGGACCTGCTGGTGGTCTGCGTGGAATCGGGCATGGGGCTTGATCAGGCCCTGGACCGGGTCTGCCACGAGATGCGGACCTCGGGCCCGGTCATCAGCGCGGAGTTCAAGCTCCTGACCCTGGAGCTGCGGGCGGGCAAGGGGCGCGGCGACGCGCTCCGGGGGCTGTCCGAGCGGGTGGGGCTCGACGACCTGAACAGCCTGACCTCGCTCCTGGTCCAGGCGGACATTTTCGGCATCAGCGTCGGGCGCACGCTCAGAGTCTACTCGGACGCCATGCGCACCAAGCGGTCGCAGCGGGCCGAGGAAAAGGCGGCCAAGCTGCCGGTCCTGCTCCTGCTGCCGCTCATCGGGTTCATTCTGCCCGCCCTGTTCATCGCCATCATGGGGCCGGCGGTCATATTGTTCATCGACGTCTTTGCACGGATCAAGATGTGA
- a CDS encoding type II secretion system F family protein produces MPVSLLIALGGGVIVFLLLTGVASLTRAGQAAARERVQHRLRRFALTGSEAGAIDLVLKQSAMSSMPWFNRMLSGMRLAAGLKRTISQANARGTAGVYLLACGLLGLLGAYAGLAMADRLWVGMVLAWLLGSMPVWHLRRLKARRMGRFQAQLPEALDLMSRALKAGHTFGGGMRMVANEFADPIGGEFGKTLDEINYGMDVDRALANLQLRVDVEDLKFFVVSVNIQRETGGNLAEIIANIARLVRERFALFGKVRVLSAEGRISALLLSALPFFIAGVLYFINPDYISLLWTNELGRSMAWGAVASMIVGIVVMRRMVKIQV; encoded by the coding sequence ATGCCCGTGTCACTGCTCATTGCCCTTGGCGGCGGCGTTATCGTTTTTCTGCTGCTCACCGGCGTGGCGTCGCTCACGCGGGCGGGCCAGGCCGCCGCCCGCGAGCGGGTGCAGCACAGGCTGCGCCGGTTTGCCCTGACCGGGAGCGAGGCCGGGGCCATTGATCTGGTGCTCAAGCAATCGGCCATGAGCTCCATGCCGTGGTTCAACCGGATGCTCTCGGGCATGCGTCTGGCCGCGGGTCTCAAGCGGACCATCAGCCAGGCCAATGCCAGGGGCACGGCGGGCGTGTATCTGCTCGCCTGCGGACTGCTCGGGCTGCTCGGCGCGTACGCGGGCCTGGCCATGGCCGACAGGCTGTGGGTGGGCATGGTCCTGGCCTGGCTGCTCGGCTCCATGCCCGTGTGGCATCTGCGCAGGCTCAAGGCACGGCGCATGGGCCGGTTCCAGGCGCAACTGCCCGAGGCGCTCGACCTCATGAGCCGCGCCCTCAAGGCCGGGCACACCTTTGGCGGGGGCATGCGCATGGTGGCCAACGAATTCGCGGACCCCATTGGCGGCGAGTTCGGCAAGACGCTCGACGAGATCAACTACGGCATGGACGTGGACCGCGCCCTGGCCAATCTCCAGCTGCGGGTGGATGTGGAAGACCTCAAGTTCTTCGTCGTCTCGGTCAACATCCAGCGCGAGACCGGCGGCAACCTGGCCGAGATCATTGCCAACATCGCCCGGCTGGTGCGCGAGCGGTTCGCCCTGTTCGGCAAGGTCCGGGTGCTCTCTGCCGAGGGGCGCATCTCGGCCCTGCTGCTCTCGGCCCTGCCGTTTTTCATCGCAGGCGTGCTTTATTTCATTAATCCCGACTACATCAGCCTGCTGTGGACCAACGAACTCGGGCGTTCCATGGCCTGGGGCGCGGTCGCCTCAATGATCGTCGGCATCGTGGTCATGCGTCGCATGGTCAAGATACAGGTCTAG
- a CDS encoding CpaF family protein, whose amino-acid sequence MSLAARLSGRPARTAAKAGTTASSSAPSVASASASGRGAAKSVRADMADHYFEIKTRIHDRLIDMIDLSLLDALGEADMRAEVARVAEGLLWEEFQNAPLNLAERKRMLSEIQDEVIGLGPLEPYIKDPTVNDILVNGYRQVYVERAGKLELTPARFKDDNHLRRIIDRIVSLVGRRIDESQPLVDARLLDGSRVNAIIPPLAIDGPSLSIRKFSKDPLETSDLIAFNSLTQPMAELMDGIVKARLNVVISGGTGSGKTTLLNCLSRSIPEDERIVTIEDAAELQLKQDHVVRLETRPANIEGRGEIGQRELVKNCLRMRPDRIILGEVRASEALDMLQAMNTGHDGSLTTVHANTPRDALMRLETMVSMAGLNLSPISMKRYISSAIEVIIQATRLVDGTRKVISIQEVTGMEGEMITMQEIFAFEQTNVSAEGKVEGYFTARGIRPRFAQKLERMGHTFPRDMFEVSPLAGRRG is encoded by the coding sequence ATGAGCCTGGCTGCAAGGTTGAGCGGCAGGCCCGCCCGCACTGCGGCCAAGGCCGGAACCACGGCGTCTTCTTCCGCCCCTTCCGTTGCTTCTGCCTCCGCTTCTGGTCGCGGCGCGGCCAAGTCCGTGCGCGCGGACATGGCGGACCATTACTTCGAGATCAAGACGCGCATCCACGACCGGCTTATCGACATGATCGACCTCTCGCTGCTCGACGCCCTGGGCGAGGCGGACATGCGCGCCGAGGTGGCCAGGGTGGCCGAGGGGCTGCTCTGGGAGGAGTTCCAGAACGCGCCCCTCAACCTGGCCGAGCGCAAGCGGATGCTCTCCGAGATCCAGGACGAGGTCATCGGCCTGGGGCCGCTTGAGCCGTACATCAAGGACCCCACGGTCAACGACATCCTGGTCAACGGCTACCGCCAGGTCTATGTGGAGCGGGCGGGCAAGCTGGAGCTGACCCCGGCCCGGTTCAAGGACGACAACCACCTGCGCAGGATCATCGACCGCATCGTCTCCCTGGTGGGGCGGCGCATCGACGAGTCGCAGCCCCTGGTGGACGCGCGCCTGCTCGACGGCTCGCGCGTCAACGCCATCATCCCGCCGCTGGCCATCGACGGCCCGTCGCTCTCCATCCGCAAGTTTTCCAAGGACCCGCTGGAGACATCCGACCTCATCGCCTTCAACTCCCTGACCCAGCCCATGGCCGAGCTGATGGACGGCATCGTCAAGGCGCGGCTCAACGTGGTCATCTCCGGCGGCACGGGATCGGGCAAGACCACGCTGCTCAACTGCCTGTCGCGCAGCATCCCGGAGGACGAGCGCATCGTCACCATCGAGGACGCCGCCGAGCTGCAACTCAAGCAGGACCATGTGGTCCGGCTGGAGACGCGCCCGGCCAACATCGAGGGGCGCGGCGAGATCGGCCAGCGCGAGCTGGTCAAGAACTGCCTGCGCATGCGCCCGGACCGCATCATTCTCGGCGAGGTGCGCGCCTCCGAGGCCCTGGACATGCTCCAGGCCATGAACACCGGCCACGACGGCTCCCTGACCACGGTCCACGCCAACACCCCGCGCGACGCGCTCATGCGCCTTGAGACCATGGTCTCCATGGCCGGGCTCAACCTCTCGCCCATTTCCATGAAGCGGTACATCTCGTCGGCCATCGAAGTGATCATCCAGGCCACCCGGCTGGTGGACGGCACCAGAAAGGTCATCTCCATCCAGGAAGTCACGGGCATGGAGGGCGAGATGATCACCATGCAGGAGATATTCGCCTTTGAGCAGACCAACGTCAGCGCCGAGGGCAAGGTGGAGGGGTATTTCACGGCCCGTGGCATCCGGCCCAGGTTCGCGCAGAAGCTCGAACGCATGGGCCACACGTTCCCGCGCGACATGTTCGAGGTCTCGCCCCTGGCCGGGAGACGGGGGTAG
- a CDS encoding AAA family ATPase: MDNRIMPVTLALADKEERKRLERIVAASYMVRLADEDAGETGVLVYEPGAAVDEDLSHIIKALESGRVDDVYLTGHRADPDILIRAMRSGIREFLPFPVAEEDFRAAIMRTAMRRSQHCDDGERGRIVTLAGCKAGVGVSTLAASLAWSLNRRAPGRTLLLDLRQPVGEIPYFLDLKYEYTWGHLMEDISRLDATYLHSVVTGHESGLAVLPGPTDNTAPDRGALSQILEQLRFGYDFIVVDTAFPEDASLAGDGLPAEMDTADTLYLPLHLTLPCLSRTTRLLEAVRRHSPALEAKVRLVANRVIRDSTIGVAEAAEVLGRDIAWVVPEDFASALSSLNQGTPLTGACPKSPAARAIERMAADLDHRQMAGPARASFSLGALFGRRRGAGQHLAGAAS, encoded by the coding sequence ATGGACAACAGGATCATGCCCGTCACGCTGGCACTGGCCGACAAGGAAGAGCGCAAGCGGCTGGAGCGCATCGTGGCCGCCAGCTACATGGTCCGGCTGGCCGACGAGGACGCGGGCGAGACCGGCGTGCTCGTGTACGAACCAGGCGCTGCTGTGGACGAGGATTTGTCCCACATCATCAAGGCCCTGGAATCGGGCCGGGTGGACGATGTCTACCTGACCGGCCACCGGGCCGACCCGGACATCCTCATCAGGGCCATGCGTAGCGGCATCCGCGAGTTCCTGCCCTTTCCGGTGGCCGAGGAGGATTTCCGCGCCGCCATCATGCGCACGGCCATGCGCCGCAGCCAGCACTGCGACGACGGCGAGCGGGGCCGGATCGTGACCCTGGCCGGGTGCAAGGCCGGGGTCGGCGTCTCCACCCTGGCCGCCAGCCTGGCCTGGTCGCTCAACCGGCGCGCGCCGGGCCGCACCCTGCTCCTGGACCTGCGCCAGCCCGTGGGCGAGATCCCATATTTTCTGGACCTCAAGTACGAGTACACCTGGGGCCACCTGATGGAGGACATCTCGCGCCTTGACGCCACCTATCTGCACAGCGTGGTCACCGGGCACGAGTCCGGGCTGGCCGTGCTGCCCGGCCCGACCGACAACACCGCGCCCGACCGGGGCGCCCTGTCCCAGATCCTCGAACAGCTCCGTTTCGGCTATGACTTCATCGTCGTGGACACGGCCTTTCCTGAGGACGCCTCTCTTGCAGGCGACGGGTTGCCAGCCGAGATGGACACGGCGGACACCCTATATCTGCCTTTGCACCTGACCCTGCCGTGCCTGTCGCGCACCACGCGGTTGCTGGAGGCTGTCCGCCGCCACAGTCCGGCCCTTGAGGCCAAGGTCAGGCTGGTGGCCAACCGGGTAATCAGGGACTCCACCATAGGCGTGGCCGAGGCCGCCGAGGTCCTGGGCCGCGACATCGCCTGGGTGGTGCCCGAGGATTTCGCCTCGGCCCTGTCCTCCCTCAACCAGGGCACGCCCCTGACCGGAGCCTGCCCCAAGTCGCCCGCTGCCAGGGCCATCGAGCGCATGGCCGCAGACCTCGACCACCGGCAGATGGCCGGGCCAGCCCGCGCGTCCTTCTCCCTTGGCGCGCTGTTTGGCAGGCGGCGGGGCGCGGGCCAGCATCTGGCCGGGGCGGCGTCATGA
- a CDS encoding type II and III secretion system protein family protein, whose product MKTRPPRSFLLAFLMALAVTVSGLVPLAVADVDVLNTEAPGVISLVVSKSTILTADAPVSRVSLAQPETASVVVLSPTQIYITGRKLGTTTLTLWSGGQVSGVYDLVITPDVTRLKRMIHEILPRERSVQVLSSGESITLSGSVSNTGDLTSVLSLAEAEAPGKVVNLLRVDGVQQVMLQVRVAEMSRTALKRMGINLAATFSNFTVYSFLNNLSSLANTGSNVIELTDKINSVVRYNSGSTNVVGMLDALKAHGLARLLAEPNLTCVSGESADFLVGGEIPIPKPGALGTVSIEFKPFGVGLEFTPTVLSSGAINLHVSPEVSELDYTNALRYQGYEIPAISTRKASTVVDLADGQSFAIAGLISESLKENNHRFPVLGDIPVLGTLFRSSDYQKNKTELVIIVTAHLVKPLDMAGQTLPGDGFKEPTDYEFYMLGLLEGQGASPAAMVGAQARSGSEAVVRPTTGFDGDFGHAWPR is encoded by the coding sequence ATGAAGACCCGCCCCCCCCGCTCTTTCCTCCTGGCTTTCCTGATGGCCCTGGCCGTGACCGTTTCGGGTCTGGTCCCCCTGGCTGTGGCCGACGTGGACGTGCTCAACACCGAGGCCCCCGGCGTCATCAGCCTGGTGGTCTCCAAGTCCACCATCCTGACCGCAGACGCGCCCGTGAGCCGCGTCTCCCTGGCCCAGCCCGAGACCGCCTCGGTGGTGGTCCTCTCGCCCACCCAGATATACATCACCGGCAGGAAGCTCGGCACCACCACCCTGACCCTGTGGTCCGGCGGGCAGGTCAGCGGCGTGTACGATCTGGTCATCACCCCGGACGTGACCCGGCTCAAGCGCATGATCCACGAGATCCTGCCGCGCGAGCGGTCGGTCCAGGTGCTTTCGTCGGGCGAGTCCATCACCCTGTCCGGCTCGGTCTCCAACACCGGCGACCTGACCTCGGTCCTCTCCCTGGCCGAGGCCGAGGCTCCGGGCAAGGTGGTCAACCTCCTGCGCGTGGACGGCGTGCAGCAGGTCATGCTCCAAGTGCGCGTGGCCGAGATGAGCCGCACCGCCCTCAAGCGCATGGGCATCAACCTGGCTGCCACTTTCTCCAATTTCACGGTCTATTCCTTCCTGAACAACCTGAGCAGTCTGGCCAACACAGGCTCCAACGTCATCGAGCTGACCGACAAGATCAACAGCGTGGTCCGCTACAACAGCGGATCGACCAACGTGGTCGGCATGCTCGACGCCCTCAAGGCGCACGGGCTGGCCCGGCTCCTGGCCGAGCCCAACCTGACCTGCGTGTCCGGCGAGTCGGCGGACTTCCTGGTGGGCGGCGAAATCCCCATCCCCAAGCCCGGCGCGCTCGGCACGGTCAGCATCGAGTTCAAGCCCTTTGGCGTGGGCCTCGAATTCACGCCCACGGTGCTCAGCTCAGGGGCCATCAACCTGCACGTCAGCCCCGAGGTGTCCGAGCTCGATTACACCAACGCCCTGCGCTACCAGGGCTACGAGATCCCGGCCATCTCCACCCGCAAGGCGTCCACCGTGGTCGATCTGGCCGACGGCCAGAGCTTTGCCATCGCCGGGCTGATCAGCGAGTCCCTGAAGGAAAACAACCACCGCTTCCCGGTGCTGGGCGACATCCCGGTGCTCGGCACGCTCTTCAGAAGCTCCGACTACCAGAAGAACAAGACCGAGCTGGTGATCATCGTCACCGCCCATCTGGTCAAGCCCCTGGACATGGCCGGGCAGACCCTGCCCGGAGACGGCTTCAAGGAGCCGACCGACTACGAATTCTACATGCTCGGTCTGCTTGAGGGCCAGGGCGCGTCCCCGGCGGCCATGGTCGGCGCGCAGGCCCGCAGCGGGTCCGAGGCGGTTGTTCGCCCGACAACGGGCTTTGACGGAGACTTCGGCCACGCCTGGCCGAGATAG